The DNA region TGCGTGCGTCAGCGCGACGAACAGGTCGTCGGGCACGGTGACGTCGGGGTGCCGCCGGTCGAGCTCCGCGTACACGCTCCGCACGGGCCCGCCCAGCACGAGCGCCTGGTCCACCAGGTGCGTGCCGAGGTCGAGGTCGATCCCCTCGCCGTGCCGCTGCGCGTCGGGCGTGGTCCAGCGCGGCTTGGCGCTTGGCCGCCAGCGGTCGAAGCGCGACTCGAAGCGGTGCAGCGTGCCGAGCGCGCCGTCGTCCAGCAGGCGCCGCAGCGTGAGGAAGTCGCCGTCGAAGCGGCGGTTGTGGTAGGGCGCGACGAGCAGCCCGCGGCGGCGCGCCTCGTCGGCGACCGCGCGCGCGTCGGCCGCCGACGTCGCGAAGGGCTTGTCCACCACCGCGTGCAGGCCGTGCGACAGCGCGGCCATCGCGAGCGGCGCGTGCGCGCCGTTCGGCGCGGCGATCACGACGAGGTCGAGCGCGTCGGCCATCGCCCAGAGCGCATCGGCGGTCGGGACGATGCGCGCGGTGGGATGCTCGCGCGCGGCCTGTCGCTGCCGCTCGGGGTCGCGCGTGACGATGGCGTCCAGCCGCAGCCCGTCGGTGACGGCGATGCACGGGGCGTGGAAGACCGCGCCGCCCAGCCCGTAGCCGATCAGTCCGACGCGCAGGACGTCGTCGTGAGAGTGCATCGGAGAACGATATGGCGGAGGACGATGAGGCGGAGGACCGAAGAGCGTGAAACGATAAAGCGGATCTTCGCTTCAGGCGTCAAGCTCGAAGCGTCCGCTCTTCGTATCACGCCGTTCCGTCCTCCGTCGTTCCGTTCTCCGCACCACCGTTCTCCGCGATCATGGTCCTGAGCGCGGGCCACACCCCGCGTACCGCCTCCGCCAGTCGCGCCAGTGCCCACTCCTCCGCGCGCCGGTGCCCGACCGCGAAGACGTGCAGCTCCGCGCGCAGGGCGGCCTCGCGCGCGGGCGCACGCAGCTGCCCGGTCACGTAGGCGCCGGCGCCCAGGGCGGCCGCGCGCTCGACCAGCGCGGGCGTCATCGCGCGCGCCATCGCCACGCGCGCCGTCGGCGCGATCGCGCGGGACGGCGCCAGCTCGGCCTCCACGCCGCCGAAGGTGCGCACGAGCGCCGCGCGCAGCGTGTCCACGTCCACCCCGCCGCCCGCGCGCACCGTGCCCACGCTGCCCAGCGGATGCCCGTCGCGGTCGCCGAGCGAGTCGCGGGCGTCGCCGAGGGTGAGGGAGAGCGCGTCCGCCAGCTCGGGCGTGCGGCCGAAGCCGTAGCGCCGGTCGAAGGCGTCGTGGCTGGCCAGCACGCCCACCGCCGCCGGCCAGCGGTCGAGCGACAGCGCCCAGTGGCGGTGGAGCAGCACGGCGTCGAGCGCCGCCGCATCGACCCACGCGCGCAGCCCGGGCCACGGCTCCAGCGCGAGCCCCAGCCGCGCGACCGGCGCCGCGCGCTCGCGCAGCACGAGGACGGGGTCGTCCGCCGGCGCGAGGATCGCGTCGAGGCTCGCGGCGAGCGTGGTGAGGTCGGGATGCACGAAGGGGCCGAGGACGATACGGCGGGAAACGATACGGCGGAGGACGGAACGGCGTGTCACGGTGGAGCGCACTTGCTCCGCTTTCCCGTTCCACGCGGTATCGTTCGACGCCGTTCCGTCCTCCGCGGTTCCGTCCTCCTCCGTTCCGTTGTCCGTTTCATCGTGCTCCGCTTCCTCGGACGACTGGCCCTCGCGCTCCTGCTGGCGTTCCCGTCCGCCGCGCTCGCCCACGGCGTGCTCCGCGCGTCAGATCCGCGCAGTGGCGCGCGCCTGTCCGTCGCGCCGCGATCGCTGCGCCTCACGTTCAACGAGGCCATCGAGCTGGCGGTCGCGCGCCTCGAGCTGCTCGATCCCGACGGCCGCGGCGTCGCGCTCTCCGCGCTGCGGCGCGGCGACTCGGCCGCGGTGCTGGTGGCCGACGTCACCGGCGCGCTGCGCGCGGGCCGCTACACCGTCGCGTGGCAGATCGCCGGGCGCGACGGCCATCCGGTGCGCGGGCGCTACCGCTTCTCGATCGACAGCGGCGCGACGGGGCTCGCGCCGGCGGCGCCCGCCGTCGACACCGCGGCGCACGCCGAGCACGTGGACGTGCCGGACACCGCGTCGGACACGACGACGCACGCCGCACACGCCGTCGCGCCGCCGGACACGTCGTTCGACGCGCAGTCGCCCGCCTACGCCGCCGTGCGCTGGCTCGGCCTCGCGGCGATGCTGACGCTCGTCGGCGCGGTGGCTTTCCGCACGCGCGTGGTGCCCGCGGCCGCGCGCCGGGGTGCGCCGGACGTCTGGGCCGCCGCCGCGACGCGCGACGCCGGCCGCCTCGCGGTCGCGGCGAGCGCGCTGCTGCTGGTCGCGTCGCTGCTGCGGCTCGCGGCGCAGTCGGTCGCGCTGCAGGGCGCCGGCGCGTGGCGTGATCCCGCGCGGCTCGGCGCGCTGCTCGGCGGCACGACGTGGGGCACGGCGTGGTGGCTCCTCGTCGCCGCGACGCTCGTGGCGCTGGTCGGGCTGCTGCTCGCGCGGCGCGCGTCGTCGGCGGGGTGGATGCTCGCATCACTCGGCGTGGTCGGCGTCGCGCTCGCGGCCGCGCTGTCGGGGCACGCGGCGTCGGTGTCGGGGCGCGCGCCGTTCGCGGTGGTCGTCGACGCCGCGCACGTGCTGGCCGCGGGCGGCTGGCTCGGCACGCTGCTGCTGGTGGTGGCCGCCGGGCTGCCGGCCGCGCTGCGCCTGCAGCCCGACGCGCGCGTCGCGGCCACCACCGCCGCCGTGAATGCGTTCTCGCCCGTGGCGCTCGCGTGCGCCGCGGTCGTGGCGCTCACCGGCGGCCTCTCCGCGTGGCTGCACCTCGGCGCACTCGACGCACTGTGGCGCTCCGCGTACGGCCGCACGCTGCTCGTGAAGCTCGCGCTGCTCGTGCTCGTCGCCGCGGCCGGCGCGTACAACTGGCGGCGCGTGCGCCCCGCGCTCGGCGACGCGTCGGGCGCGGCCCGTCTGCGTCGCAGCGCGACCGTCGAGCTGGCGCTCGGCGCCCTGGTGCTGGTCGTGACCGCGGTGCTCGTCGCCACGCCGACCGACGTCGTCCCCTGATCGTCCCTCGATCGCTCCCTCCCACGCACACCACGTCCATGCTCCGATCGCACGTCTCGCTCGCCGCGCTCGTCCTGTGCGCGGGCACCGCCGCCGCGCAGCCCGTGACCAAGGCTTCGCCGTCCGCCGCCACGTCCGACTCGGTCGAGGCGGCCGCGGTCGTGACGCGCTTCCATCGCGCGCTGGAGCAGGGCGACAGCGTCGCGGCGCTCGCGCTGCTGGCGCCCGACGCGGCGATCCTCGAGAGCGGCGCGGTCGAGACGGTGGCCGACTACCGCGCGCACCACCTGCCGGCGGACATCGAGTACGCGCGCGCGGTGCCGGGCACGCGTGCGCCCGTGCGCGTGCAGGTGCGCGGCGACGTCGCGTGGACCGTCGGCAGCAGCGAGACGAAGGGCGAGTTCAGGGGGCGTCCCGTGAACAGCGCGGGCGCGGAGCTGATGGTGCTGACGCGCATGCCGCACGGGTGGCGCATCAGCGCGATCCACTGGTCGTCGCGGCGGAAGACCAGCTGAGGAGCACTGGCAGTGCCGGATGTGACACGGGGGCGATCGCCGATGCGATCGCCCCCGTGTCGTCCCGTGCGCGTGTCGCGGTCAGGCCGGCGGCGCGCCCGCGCCGCGCTGCGCGCGCATCTGCTTCATGCGCTCCTCCATCGCGACGAGGTTCTTGTCGAACGTCGCCTGCTGGTCGGCCGTCAGCACGGCGCGCAGCTGGTTGCGCTCCTGCACCGTGCGTTCGCGGCGCGCGGCCATCGTCGCGCTGTCCGGCGGGCCGCCGGCGTTGCCGGCCGCGGCGCGCTCGGCCATCGCCTTCTCGCGGAAGGCCGTGCGCAGCGAGTCGATCTTCGTCTGCTGCGCGGCCGTGAGGGTGATCCCCTCGAACAGCATCTGCTGCTGCATGACCTGGCGACCGCCCTGCGGCGGCTGCGCCGCCACCGAGGTGGCGCTGACGGCGAAGAGCAGGGCCGCGGCGGCGGCGGCACGGGCGATCGTGCGGGCGGGCTGGTGCGTCATGGGGATTCCGGCGGCTGGACGTGCGGACGGAGGCGCGGTCCGACCGGGTCGAAACGGGGTCGGGCCGCGTGGGGAACAGAGGGGAGACGCCGCCGATTCACGGGCGTTAAGGGCCCGATTGCGGTCCGATTGCGGTTCAACATCGGGGGGGCGGGGCGCGTTCTCTGCTCCGGTGGGCGGCCGCGCGACGTGGCCGTCCGGTGGGGAGGACTTCGGGCGGGGCGCTGAACGAATGCCGCTGCCGGACGTCTGCCATGCTCCGGCCCCACGCCAGCGCTCCGTGACCCTTCCATGACCGATCACTCCCGCACGCCGTCGCCCGTCCGGCCGCCCCGCGCGGCCCGGCGCGCGCTCGCCGTGCTCGCCGCCACCGCCGCGCCCCTCGCCCTGGGAGCGCAGCAGCCCGTGGCCGCCGACCCCGGCGCCGCCCGCCCCATCGGGCTGGCCGAGGCCGTCCAGCTCGCCCAGCGCAACGCGCCGGCCGCCGTGCAGGCGCGCGGCACCCTGCGCGCCAGCGAGGCCACCATCCGCTCCGCCTACGCGGCGTTCATCCCGAGCCTCTCGCTGAACGCCAACACGACCCAGCAGAGCCCCGCGACCGCGCGCGTCAACCAGCAGACCGGCGAGCTCCAGGCCGGCCGCTGGGCCGGGAGCGCGGGCTTCAACGCGCAGGTCGACCTGTTCGACGGCTTCCGCCGCACCTACGACCTCCGCAGCGCCCGCGCGGCGCAGGCGGCCGCGGTCACCGGCGAGTCCGCGCAGGCGTTCACGCTCGCCTACCAGGTGAAGCAGCAGTACTACGCGTCGCTCGCCGCGCGCGAGGCCGAGAGCGCCGCGCAGGCGCAGCTCGACCAGGCGCGCCAGCAGCTGCGCGTGTCGATCGCGCGCGTCGTCGCGCAGACGGTCACGCGCTCCGACTCGCTGCGCTCCAGCATCGCCGTCAGCAACGCCGAGCTGCAGCTGCTCACCGCGCGCAACGACCGGCAGCTCGCCGACGCCGCGCTCACGCGCCTCGTCGCGACGCCGTTCACCGTCACCGCGACGCCCGCGGGCGCGCCCGCCGACAGCGTCGCGCTCCCCGACAGCGCGACGCTCGCGCGCCTGGCCGACGAGTCGCCGCAGGTGCGGCAGGCGATGGCCAACCTCGCCGCCGCGCAGGCCGCGGGCCGCGCGTCGCGCACGCCGTACTTCCCGACGCTCGCCGTCAGCTACGGCCGCAACCTGACGACGACGTCGACGAACTTCGACCTGATCCCGAACGATCCGCGCTTCAGCGGGCAGCTGCGCTTCACCTTCAGCTACCCGGTGTTCAACCAGTACGCGCGCGAGGAGGCGGTGGTGCGCGCGGACATCGCCGTCACCAACGCCGAGGCGGCGCTGCGCGACGCGCGCTTCGCGGCGCAGCAGGGGCTCGTGCAGGCGCAGGTCGCGCTCCGCACCGCGCTCCGCCAGGCCGAGATCCAGCAGGCCACCGTCCTCGCGTCCGAGGAGGACCTGCGCGTGCAGCAGCAGCGCTACGAGCTGGGCGCCTCCACCCTGCTCGACGTGCTCACGTCGCAGACGCAGATCAACCAGGCCCGCGTGGCGCTGGTCCAGGCGCGGCTGAACGCGCGCGTGGCCCGGGCGCAGCTCGAGTCCATCATCGGGCGCGACCTGTGAGCGCCTCCGCCACCGCCGCTTCCACCACTCCGTCCCGCACGCCGGCCGCCATGTCGCCCTCGTCTCCCGTCCGCTCGCGACGCCTGCTGGCGACGCTGCCGTACGCCGCGCTCGCCCTCGTCGCCACCGGCGCCGTCGCCGGCCTCTCGGCCTGCACCGACAAGAAGGCCGACGCCGCCGTCATCGAGACGACGCCCGTGCGCCGGCAGACCGTCGTCGTCGACGTCGAGGCCACCGGCGTCATCACGCCGATCGCCGCCGTCGAGGTGCGCTCCAAGGCGTCGGGCCAGATCGTCGACATGCCCGTGCAGACCGGCTCGCAGGTGAAGCCGGGCGATCTGCTGGTGCGCGTCGATCCGCGGGATCCGCAGAGCCGCTACGACCAGGCGCGCGCGTCGCTCTCCGCCGCGCAGGCGCAGCTCGAGGTCGCGAAGTCGCAGTTCGACCGCAACCGCACGCTGTCGCAGCAGGGCGTGATCACCGCGCCCGAGCTGGAGCAGACGCGCGTCGCCTACGCCAACGCGCAGTCGCAGGTCACCAGCGCGCGCACGCAGCTGTCGCTGGCGCGCATCGCGCTCGAGGACGTGACGATCACCGCGCCGTCCGCCGGCACCGTGATCGCGCGCAACGTGTCGCAGGGCCAGGTCATCACGTCGTCCACCAGCGGCGCCAGCGGCGGCACGGTGCTGCTCTCGATCGCCAACCTCGGCACCGTCTACGACTCGACGCTCGTCACCGAGAGCGACATCGGCAAGGTGAAGCCGGGCCAGACCGCCAGCGTGACGGTGGACGCGTACCCGGGCCGCACCTTCCGCGGCGTGGTCGAGAAGATCGAGCCGCGCGCCACGGTGCAGCAGAGCGTGACGATGTTCCCGGTGCTGATCCGCATCGACAACCGCGACGGCGCGCTGATGCCGGGGATGAACTCCGACGTCTCGATCCTCGTCGACGAGCGCGACAACGTGCTCGCCGTGCCGGTGGACGCCGTGCGCTCGCTGCGCGAGGCGCAGACGGCGGCGACCGCGCTCGGCCTCGATCCCGCGCAGGTGCAGCAGCTCGTGCAGTCGCAGGGCGGCGGCGGGCGTGGCGGCCGTCCCGGCGCGGGCGGCGCGGGTGCCGCCGGCGGCGACACGCCGACGACCAACGCGGTCGCGGCGGCGCCGGGCGCGAACGGCAACAATGGCAACGCCGGCGGCAACGCGAACGGCAACCGCGGCCAGGGCGGCCAGGGCGGACAGGGCGGCTTCGGTGGTGGGCAGGGCGGCTTCGGCGGCGCGATGAACGTCACGCCCGCGCAGTGCGACTCGGTCACCAAGAAGCTCGCGGCCAAGCCCGCGCTCCGCGATCGCATCGGCGCGCT from Roseisolibacter agri includes:
- a CDS encoding Gfo/Idh/MocA family oxidoreductase, whose protein sequence is MHSHDDVLRVGLIGYGLGGAVFHAPCIAVTDGLRLDAIVTRDPERQRQAAREHPTARIVPTADALWAMADALDLVVIAAPNGAHAPLAMAALSHGLHAVVDKPFATSAADARAVADEARRRGLLVAPYHNRRFDGDFLTLRRLLDDGALGTLHRFESRFDRWRPSAKPRWTTPDAQRHGEGIDLDLGTHLVDQALVLGGPVRSVYAELDRRHPDVTVPDDLFVALTHASGLRSHLHASTVAGVPGPRFAAYGSRAAYVKHHADPQEDALRAGARPEGAGWGEEPPERWGTLGAGDARETVHTHAGSYPRYYAGIVDALRNGGPPPVSPEDAIAGLEILEAARVSAAEGRVVTLGA
- a CDS encoding Nif3-like dinuclear metal center hexameric protein — protein: MHPDLTTLAASLDAILAPADDPVLVLRERAAPVARLGLALEPWPGLRAWVDAAALDAVLLHRHWALSLDRWPAAVGVLASHDAFDRRYGFGRTPELADALSLTLGDARDSLGDRDGHPLGSVGTVRAGGGVDVDTLRAALVRTFGGVEAELAPSRAIAPTARVAMARAMTPALVERAAALGAGAYVTGQLRAPAREAALRAELHVFAVGHRRAEEWALARLAEAVRGVWPALRTMIAENGGAENGTTEDGTA
- a CDS encoding TolC family protein — translated: MTDHSRTPSPVRPPRAARRALAVLAATAAPLALGAQQPVAADPGAARPIGLAEAVQLAQRNAPAAVQARGTLRASEATIRSAYAAFIPSLSLNANTTQQSPATARVNQQTGELQAGRWAGSAGFNAQVDLFDGFRRTYDLRSARAAQAAAVTGESAQAFTLAYQVKQQYYASLAAREAESAAQAQLDQARQQLRVSIARVVAQTVTRSDSLRSSIAVSNAELQLLTARNDRQLADAALTRLVATPFTVTATPAGAPADSVALPDSATLARLADESPQVRQAMANLAAAQAAGRASRTPYFPTLAVSYGRNLTTTSTNFDLIPNDPRFSGQLRFTFSYPVFNQYAREEAVVRADIAVTNAEAALRDARFAAQQGLVQAQVALRTALRQAEIQQATVLASEEDLRVQQQRYELGASTLLDVLTSQTQINQARVALVQARLNARVARAQLESIIGRDL
- a CDS encoding efflux RND transporter periplasmic adaptor subunit; translation: MSPSSPVRSRRLLATLPYAALALVATGAVAGLSACTDKKADAAVIETTPVRRQTVVVDVEATGVITPIAAVEVRSKASGQIVDMPVQTGSQVKPGDLLVRVDPRDPQSRYDQARASLSAAQAQLEVAKSQFDRNRTLSQQGVITAPELEQTRVAYANAQSQVTSARTQLSLARIALEDVTITAPSAGTVIARNVSQGQVITSSTSGASGGTVLLSIANLGTVYDSTLVTESDIGKVKPGQTASVTVDAYPGRTFRGVVEKIEPRATVQQSVTMFPVLIRIDNRDGALMPGMNSDVSILVDERDNVLAVPVDAVRSLREAQTAATALGLDPAQVQQLVQSQGGGGRGGRPGAGGAGAAGGDTPTTNAVAAAPGANGNNGNAGGNANGNRGQGGQGGQGGFGGGQGGFGGAMNVTPAQCDSVTKKLAAKPALRDRIGALRRQMMDGSAGDDARQQIRALYDSVGVDPREARACTMQAGGGQGGQGGQGGQGGQGGAAAGAAGAGAGGRGGFAGMGGGRGRAQRGLVFVKKGETFEPRVVTLGLGNFDVTEVVSGLQDGEQVALVSAAVLQQSRTEFQDRLRSRSGLPGMGGGAGGGAPAGGGRPGGGGGGGGAPGGGGGGGGRGGA
- a CDS encoding CopD family protein encodes the protein MLRFLGRLALALLLAFPSAALAHGVLRASDPRSGARLSVAPRSLRLTFNEAIELAVARLELLDPDGRGVALSALRRGDSAAVLVADVTGALRAGRYTVAWQIAGRDGHPVRGRYRFSIDSGATGLAPAAPAVDTAAHAEHVDVPDTASDTTTHAAHAVAPPDTSFDAQSPAYAAVRWLGLAAMLTLVGAVAFRTRVVPAAARRGAPDVWAAAATRDAGRLAVAASALLLVASLLRLAAQSVALQGAGAWRDPARLGALLGGTTWGTAWWLLVAATLVALVGLLLARRASSAGWMLASLGVVGVALAAALSGHAASVSGRAPFAVVVDAAHVLAAGGWLGTLLLVVAAGLPAALRLQPDARVAATTAAVNAFSPVALACAAVVALTGGLSAWLHLGALDALWRSAYGRTLLVKLALLVLVAAAGAYNWRRVRPALGDASGAARLRRSATVELALGALVLVVTAVLVATPTDVVP
- a CDS encoding DUF4440 domain-containing protein translates to MLRSHVSLAALVLCAGTAAAQPVTKASPSAATSDSVEAAAVVTRFHRALEQGDSVAALALLAPDAAILESGAVETVADYRAHHLPADIEYARAVPGTRAPVRVQVRGDVAWTVGSSETKGEFRGRPVNSAGAELMVLTRMPHGWRISAIHWSSRRKTS